The stretch of DNA AACAGCCGGACGGAGATGCCGATCACCCAGAGGAACGCCGGCGGTTTGTCGACCGTGATCGCGTTCGCGGCGTCGGAGGAGCCGTAGAAGAACGCCTCCCAGCTCTGGCTCCCCGCCTGCACGGCCGCGGAGTAGAACGCATTCGCCCAGCCGTTCACGCCGAGGTTCGCGACGTAGAGCACGCCGGTGACCAGCAGCAGCCCGAGGAACGCCGGGCGCTCCCACCGCGCGGCGTCGGCGCGACCGCGGACCAGCGCCGCCAGCCGCTCGCGGACTGCCGGTCGGTCGCGGGTCGGTGGTGGCAGGAGGCGCGGGCGCTCGGCGGGGATCGTGTCGGTCATGCCCCCGAGCGTGCGATCCCCACGTGCGCGGATCGTCGGCGCAGCCTTGGACGCGCCTAAGGGACCGAGGCCAGGGAGACCAGCGGCCGACTCCAGGCGACCTCGCGCGCGAGCTGCCCGGTCGTCCGAAACAGCTCGACCTGGGTCGTGTCGGCGAGCACGGTCACGAGTTCCTCGCGGTCGGCCGGCACGAAGCCGAGCCCCTGCCAGAACGGGCCGGACCGGCGGCTGAACAGCCAGGCCCGCCGTGCCCCGCCAGCAGCCGCCTCGGCCATCGCGAACCGGGCGAGCGCCGCCCCGCGGCCGGAGCCGCGCAGCGCCGGTCCGACGGCGACGCTGCGGAGGAGGGCGTGCCTCCCGTCCGGTCCGGTCTCGTAGCCGGTGGTCCCGACGACGGCGCCCGCCTTGTCACGGACGGCCCAGAGGTGCACGCCCTGATCGGCCAACCCGGCGACCGTCAGGTCGCACGCCGACAGGAAGGCGTGCACGTCGTCGACGTCGTCCGGTCCGACGCGGACGGGGGTCGGCTCAACGCGCGGCACGGACCGGCACGGCGGTCGCGGTCGAGAGCGGCCAGCGCCGGTCGAGCCGCGCACCCAGCACCGCTTCGAGCAGGAACCACCCGACCGGACGCCGGACCGCCCAGTACGCACCGACGAGCAGGAACACCAGCGGGGACCACACGTGCAGGACCAGGAGCAGGACGGTGACGATGCCGAACACGACGCCGACCGCGTTCGAGAACGACCAGAAGCCGGCCACGAACCGGTCCCGAGCAGCCTGCTGGGTCGCAGCAGCAGCAGCCGCGGCCTCCGCCGCCGCGGTCCGCTCGTCGAGCCCGCGGACGCCGGGCTCCAGCTCGGCGGGGTCGTCCTGCGCGAAGAGCTCCCGCACCGGCACCTCGAGCGCACGGGCGATCGCGGAGAGGGTCTCGAGGCTCGCGTCGTTGCCGCCCTCGAGGCGTTGCACCGTCCGGACGGCGACGCCGCTCGTCTCGGCCAGGCGTTCCTGGGTCCAGCCACGCTCTCGTCGGAGGGTGGCGATCCGCATCTCGTTCATGGTGCCGAGCCTAGGAACGACCGGGGCGACAGCACCACGACAGCACCACGACAGGGACACGACAGGGACGCGACAGCCTCCCGCCACCTGCCCGCCACGGGCCGTCACGCCCCGTGCGGGTCGAACCGGTACCCCATCCCCGACTCGGTCACCAGGTACCGAGGGTGCGACGGCTCCGGCTCGAGCTTCCGCCGCAGCTGCGCCATGTAGAGCCGCAGGTAGCCGGAGTCGTTGCCGTGCGTCGGGCCCCAGACCTCGGTCAGGAGCATCTCGCGGGTCATCAGCCGCCCGGGGTTCGTGACGAGGACCTCGAGCAGCCGCCACTCGGTCGGGGTGAGCCGGATCGTCGGACCCGTCGGCGGCGTGACCTGCTTCGCGACGAGGTCCACGACGAGGTCGCCGATCGTCACCGTCGGCGTCACACCCGCACTCGCCGCGGCCGTCGCCTGCCGCCGACCGAGTGCGCGGAGCCGGGCGAGCAGCTCGTCCATCTGGAAGGGCTTCGTCACGTAGTCGTCCGCCCCGGCGTCGAGCGCGTCGACCTTGTCGGACGAGTCGGTCCGACCGGAGAGCACGAGCACGGGCACCTGCGACCACGCACGGATGCCCTCGAGCACGCCGATGCCGTCGAGCCGGGGCATGCCGAGGTCGAGCATCACGATGTCCGGCCGCTCGGTGATCACCGCGTCGATCGCGGCCCGGCCGTCCCGCGCGGTCACGACGTCGTAGCCGCGGGCGGCGAGCGTGACGGACAGGGCCCGGACGAGCTGTGCGTCGTCGTCGGCGATGAGGACCTTCGTGCTCACTTGACATCCACTCCCAGGTGTCCGGCGATCGGCAGCCGCACGACGACGGTGAGCCCGCCGCCCGGGGTGTCGTCGACCTCGATCGTGCCGCCCATGCCCTCGGTGAAGCCGCGCGCGAGCGCCAGCCCGAGTCCGAGCCCGGTCTCGTTGTCGGTGTCGCCGAGTCGCTGGAAGGGCTGGAACACCTCGCCGCGTCGGTCCTCGGGGATGCCCGGGCCGTGGTCGGCGACGCGCAGCTCGACGCCGCCGCCGAAGGCGCTCGCCGCGACGCGGACGCGCGTGCCCTCCGGCGCGTAGCGGCTGGCGTTGGCGAGCAGGTTCACGACGACGCGCTGCAGCAGTCCGGGGTCGGCGAGGACGGGCGGCAGGTCGGCCGGCAGGTCGAGGTCGACGTCGTCCGGGCCGAGTTCGAGCTCGTCGAGCGCGGGGGCGACGACCGTCTCGAGGGCGGTCGGCAGTGGGTTGACGGCGAGGACACCGGCCTGCACGCGACTGACGTCGAGCAGGTCGGCCAGCAGCACCGCCAGCTGACGGAGACTCTCGTCGGCGGTGGTGAGCAGTGCCTCCCGGTCGGCCGGCGAGAGCTCGATGTCGGAGGCGTGCAGGGTCTGGACGGCAGCGGACGCCGCCGCGATCGGTCGGCGCACGTCGTGCCCGACGGCCGCCAGGATGGCGCTCCGGACGCGGTCCGCCGCGGCGATCCGCTCCGCGTCGACCGCGGTGCGGGTGAGACGCCGGTGCTCGACGGCGGCGTCGAGCTGCTGCTCGACGACGCGCAGCAGTCGGCGCTGGGTCGGGTCGTCGGGCGCGCCGGCGAACTCGAGGACGGCGCCGGACGGGAGGCTCGTGGTCGCGTCCGCCACGTTGGCGAACGTCCCCGACGTGGCCGGCACCTCGTCGCCCTGACGGATCCGCACGCCGGTGAAGCCGAAGGCCTCGCGGGTGCGGTCGAGCAGCGCCTGCAGGGCGTCGTCGCCGCGGAGGACGCTGCCGGCGATCCCGACCAGGAGTCCGGACTCGGCGGCGGCACGACGTGCCGCGCGGCTGCGACGGGCGGACCGGTCGACCACGAAGCTGACCAGCACGGCGCTGATGACGTACATCACGAGCGCCACGAGGTGCCACGGCTGCTGGACGGTGACCATGTAGAGGGGTTGCACGAAGAAGTAGTCGAGGCTCAGCCCGGACAGCACGGCGGTGAAGACCGCCGGCCACATCCCGCCGATCAGCGCGACGACGAGCACGAGCAGCTGGTACGACAGCACGTCCACCGTGATGGCGTCGGGGTCGTTGCCGAACGACAGCAGCCAGGTCAGCAGCGGGCCGAGGACCAGCGAGACCGCGAACGCGGCGGCGATCCGGCCCCGCGACAGGCTGCCGCCGAGCTTCGGCAGGGCGAAGCCGCCGCCTGCCCGCTCGTGGGTGACGACGTGCACGTCGATGTCGCCGGACTCGCGGACGACCGTGTTGCCGATGCCCGGACCGGTGAGCGCGGCGGCGAGACGACTGCGGCGGCTGACACCGATGACGATCTGAGTGGCGTCCACCGACTTCGCGAACCGGACCAGGGTCGACGGCACGTCGTCACCGACCACCTGGTGGTAGGTCCCGCCGAGCTGTTCGAGCAGGGCGCGCTGCTTGCCGAGCGCACCGGGGTGGCGTTCGCGCAGCCCGTCGTTCGTGGTGACGTGGACGGCCGCGAGCTCCCCACCGGCGCTGCGGGCCGCGATGCGGGCACCCCGGCGCAGCAGGGTCTCGCCCTCCGGGCCGCCGGTGAGCGCGACGAGCACGCGCTCGCGGGTCTCCCACCGATGGTCGATGCCGTGCTCGGCGCGGTAGGCCTTGAGCGCATCGTCGACCTCGTCGGCGAGCCAGAGCAGGGCGATCTCGCGGAGCGCGGTGAGGTTGCCGAGCCGGAAGTAGTTCGACAGCGCGGCGTCGATGCGGGCGGCCGGGTAGACCAGCCCGTCCGACAGTCGTTCGCGCAGCGATGCCGGGGACAGGTCGACGACCTCGATCTGGTCGGCGGCGCGGACCACGGCGTCGGGCACGGTCTCGCGCTGCACGGTGCCGGTGATCTCGCGGACGACGTCCCCGAGGGACTGCATGTGCTGGATGTTGACCGTCGAGATGACGCTGATGCCGGCGGCGAGGAGCACCTCGACGTCCTGCCAGCGCTTCTCGTTCGGGCTGCCGGGGGCGTTCGTGTGGGCGAGCTCGTCGACGAGCGCGACGTCGGGCGCCCGGGCCACGACCGCGTCGAGGTCCATGTCGTCGAGGGCGACGCCGCGGTGCTCGACGACCCGGCGTGGGACGAGTTCGAGGCCGTCGACCAGCGCTGCTGTTGCGGCTCGCTCGTGGGTCTCGACGACGGCGACGACGACGTCCCGGCCCTCGGCGCGGAGCCGGTGGCCCTCCTCGAGCATCGTGTAGGTCTTGCCGACACCAGGAGCGGCGCCGAGCAGCACCCGGAGTTTCCCGCGCTTCACGTGCTCATCCTCTCGCTTGTCGCTGTGGTGGTGTCGGTGGTGGTGCCCGCGGAACCAGGTTCCGGACACTGCACCAGGAAGTTGCGCGGTGCTGTGTCCGGAACCTGGTTCCGTCGGAAGGGGTCAGGCCGCCTTCGCCAGCGCGAGGTTCAGCTCGAGGACGTTCACGACCGGCTCGCCGAGGAACCCGGCCTGCCGGGACTCGGTGTGCTGCTGCACGAGCGCGCGGACGGTGGACTCCGACAGCCCCCGGGCCTCGGCCACCCGGGACACCTGCTGCAGCGCGTACTCCGGGCTGATGTCCGGGTCGAGGCCGGAGCCCGACGCGGTCACCGCGTCGGCGGGCACCTCGGCCTCGCTGACCCCGTCGGCCTTCGCCACGGCGGCCCGGCGCTCCTCGATGCTCTTCAGCAGGTCGGGGTTGTTCGGTCCGAGGTTCGAGCCGGACGAGGCGTTCGCGTCGTAGCCGTCGTCGCCAGCGGCGCTCGGACGCGACTGGAACCAGCGGTCGGCGCCCTTCCCGGAGAACGACTGCCCGATGAGCGACGAGCCCACGACCGTGCCCGACGAGTCGGTGACCATCGAGCCGTTCGCCTGGTCGTGGAAGGCGGCCTGGCCGACGCCCCACACCGCGAGCGGGTAGGCGATGCCGAGCACGACGGTGGACAGCAGGGTGAGGCGCACGGCCACACCGGTGGAGCGGAAGAAGGAACGTGATGAGGAAGCCATGGTCTAGAACCCCGGGATGAGACCGACCACGAGGTCGATCGCCTTGATGCCGATGAAGGGGACGATGACGCCGCCGAGCCCGTAGACGAGCAGGTTGCGTCCGAGGACGGACGACGCCGAGGCGGCGCGGTACTTGACGCCGCGCAGCGACAGCGGGATGAGCGCCACGATGACGAGCGCGTTGAACACGACGGCCGACAGGATCGCCGACGACGGGCTGTGCAGACCCATGACGTTCAGCGCCGCCAGGCCGGGGAACGCCGCCTGGAACATCGCGGGGATGATCGCGAAGTACTTCGCGACGTCGTTGGCGATCGAGAACGTGGTGAGTGCCCCGCGGGTGATGAGCAGCTGCTTGCCGATCCGGACGACGTCGATGAGCTTCGTCGGGTCGGAGTCGAGGTCGACCATGTTGCCGGCCTCCTTCGCAGCGGTGGTGCCGGTGTTCATCGCGACGCCGACGTCGGCCTGCGCCAGCGCGGGGGCGTCGTTCGTGCCGTCACCGGTCATCGCGACGAGGTTGCCGCCCTCCTGCTCCTTGCGGATGTAGGCGAGCTTGTCCTCCGGCGTGGCCTCGGCGAGGAAGTCGTCCACCCCGGCCTCGGCGGCGATCGCGGCGGCGGTGCGGGGGTTGTCGCCGGTGATCATCACCGTGCGGATGCCCATCGACCGCAGCTCGGCGAAGCGCTCGGCCATGCCGTCCTTCACGACGTCCTTGAGGTGCACGACGCCGAGCAGCGCGACGGAGCCCGAGGCCGAGCGGCGCCCGACGACGAGCGGTGTCCCGCCCTGGTCGGAGATCTCGGCGACCGCGGTGTCGATCGCCGCGACGACGGCCGCGTCGGTCGATCCCGCCCACGCGAGCACGGCCGCGGCCGCACCCTTGCGGATCTGCGACCCGTCGGCCAGGTCGAGCCCGGACATGCGGGTCTGCGCCGTGAAGGGCACCTCGACCGCGCCCGCCGGGTTGCCCGGCGCGATGCCGTCCTGCTCGGCGAGCGTGACGATGGAACGGCCCTCGGGCGTGCTGTCCGCGGCGCTCGACAGCGCGGCGGCCTCCATGAGCTCCGCCTCGGTCACACCGGGGACGGGCACCACGCGCGAGGCCTGGCGGTTGCCGTACGTGATGGTGCCGGTCTTGTCGAGCAGCAGCGTCGTGATGTCACCGGCGGCCTCGACCGCGCGGCCGGACATCGCCAGGACGTTGTGCTGCACGAGCCGGTCCATGCCGGCGATGCCGATCGCGGAGAGCAGCGCCCCGATGGTGGTCGGGATGAGACAGACGAGCAGGGCGATGAGCACCGGCACGCTGACGGTCGCACCGACCAGCCCCGCGATGGGCTGCATCGTCAGGCAGACGATCACGAAGACGATCGACAGCGACGCGAGCAGGATGTTCAGCGCGATCTCGTTCGGCGTCTTCTGCCGCGCAGCACCCTCGACGAGCCGGATCATCCGGTCGATGAAGGTCTCGCCCGGTGTCGAGGTGATCCGGACGACGATCCGGTCGGACAGCACCCGGGTGCCGCCCGTGACGGCACTGCGGTCGCCGCCGGACTCGCGGATGACGGGCGCCGACTCACCGGTGACCGCCGACTCGTCGACGCTGGCGATGCCCTCGACGACGTCGCCGTCACCGGGGATCACCTCGCCGGCGACGACCACCACGACGTCCCCCTTGGCGAGGTCCACCGAGGCGACCTCCTCGGTGTCGTTCGACAGCGCAGCGGCGTCGGACGCGTCCCACCGCAGGACCCGGCGGGCGCTGGTCGTGGAGCGGGTCTTCCGCAGGGTGTCGGCCTGCGCCTTGCCCCGGCCCTCGGCGACGGCCTCGGCCAGGTTGGCGAAGACGACGGTCAGCCAGAGCCACACTGCGATCGCGGCGGTGAACACCGACGGCTCGACGAACGCGGTCACGGTGGTGAGCGCGGCGCCGACCTCGACGATGAACATGACGGGGTTGCGCCACATCAGGCGCGGGTCGAGCTTGCGGAGTGCGCCGGGCAGGCCCGCCGCCAGCTGTCGGGGTCCGAAGGCGGACGATCGGGTGACCGGCCGGGAGGCGCTGGTCGCCTCCGCCTCGGCGGTCGCGGTGGTCGTGGTGTCGTGTGTCATCGATGCGGCTTTCATCGTGCGAGCGCTTCGGCGAGGGGGCCCAGGGCGAGGACCGGGAAGTAGGTGAGGGCGGTGACGATCACGGCGACCGCACCGAGCAGGCCGACGAACAGCGGCCGGTGCGTGGGGAGCGTCCCGACGGTGGCGGGCACCTTGTCCTGCGCGGCGAGGGACCCGGCGAGCGCCAGGACGAGCGCGATCGGGACGAACCGGCCGAGCAGCATCACGACGCCGAGCGCGGAGTTCATCCACGTCGTGTTCGCGGTGAGCCCACCGAAGGCGGAACCGTTGTTGTTCGCGCCCGAGGTGAAGGCGTAGAGCAGTTCGGACAGCCCGTGGTTGCCCGGGTTGAAGATGCTCGTGCCGAGGACCTGCTCACGGACGCCCGGGATCACCAGGGACAGTCCGGTGCCGAGCAGCACCAGGGTCGGCGTGACGAGGATGTACAGCGCGGCGAAGGTCATCTCGCGGGCACGGATCTTCTTGCCGAGGTACTCCGGGGTCCGACCGACGAGCAGGCCGCCGATGAACACCGTGATCACCGCGAGCACGAGCATGCCGTACAGGCCGGAGCCGACACCGCCGGGGCTGATCTCGCCGAGCATCATGTTGAGGAGCGCCATCATCCCGCCGATCGGCGTGAAGCTGTCGAACATGCCGTTCACCGCACCGGTGGACGTGGCGGTCGAGGTCGTGCCGAAGAGCGTCGTGCCGAGGATGCCGAAGCGCATCTCCTTGCCCTCCATGGCCGCACCGGCCGCCTGCGTGGCGCTGCCGCCGCCGGCGAGCTCCGCGATCGACATGACCGAGAGCGACACGAGGAAGATCGCGCCCATCACGGCGAGGATCGCGTACCCCTGGCGGTCGTCGCCGACCATGCGCCCGAAGGTGCGGGGCAGCGAGAACGGGATGACCAGCATGAGGAAGACCTCGACGAGGTTCGTCCACGCCTGCGGGTTCTCGAACGGGTGCGCCGAGTTCGCGTTGAAGTAGCCGCCGCCGTTCGTGCCGAGCTCCTTGATGGCCTCCTGCGACGCGACGAGCCCGTCGGGGATGTGCTGGGTTCCACCGGCGAGGGTGGTGACGTCCAGCCCGCTGCCCCAGGACTGCACGACACCGCCGGCGACCAGGACGATCGCGAAGACGAAGGCGCCCGGGAGCAGGAGCCGACCGGTGCCGCGGACGACGTCGACCCACACGTTGCCGAGCGTGCCGCTCTTCCGGCGCGCGAACCCGCGCACCAGGGCCACGGCGACCGCGAGGCCGACCGCGGCGGACAGGAAGTTCTGCACCGCGAGGCCCGCCATCTGCACGGTGTAACCCATCGTCGCCTCGGGCGAGTAGGACTGCCAGTTCGTGTTCGACACGAACGACGCGGCGGTGTTGAACGCGAGCGACGGGCCGACGTTCGGCAGCCCGAGGTCTCCCGGCAGCACGACCTGGATCCGCTGCAGCAGGTAGACGAGCAGCACGCCGACGGCGCTGAAGAGCAGCACGCCACGCAGGTACGCGGGCCAGGACTGCTCGGCGTCGGGGTCGACCCCGATCACGCGGTAGACACTCCGCTCGATGCGGGCGTGCTTCGTGGGCGTGTAGACGCGCGCCATCCAGTCGCCGACCGGGCGGTACGCGACCACCAGGAGCAGGACGAGCGTGGCGACCTGGGCGATGCCGGCCCAGACGTCGGCAGGGGAGCCCGCCATCAGAAGCGCTCCGGGTGGACGAGGGCCCACACGAGGTAGACGACCGATGCGATGCCGAGGACGGCGGCGGCGATGGTGACGACGATCACAGCCGCTCCACCCCCTTGGCGATGAGTGCCACCACGCCGAACACGGCGAGGACACCGGCGACGACGAAGACGTCGAACACGAGGGACTCCGATGGGGTTGCTTGCGGGTCGACGCCGGGCGGCGCGGACCGCACCACGGATGGTGCGGTACCGATGCTGGATCCGGTGTCGCGCCTCCAGGTCGGTCCTAACGGGTTCCTGACGGCGTCCTGACGGACGCATGCACCGCCCTAACGCACCGCCCTAACGCACCGCCGCGCGCTCGAGCCGCTCCGCCGATCGGCGCACGGCAGCCCGGAGTTCCTCCGGCCCCTCGACCACGAACGGCACCGTCAGCGCGGCGACCGCTCCGGCGAGCCCGTCCCACGACCACGAGCCGAGCATCAGCCGCGAGCGGCCGTCCTCGAGCGGCTCGAGCACGGCGTCCTCGGGCAGGAACGGCGCGACGCGCTCGGCATCCTGAGGGGTGAGCAGGACGGACCCGCGGCACGGCCACGCGTCCTCCTGCTCGGACCCCTTGAAGCGTGCCGACACGAACGCCGCAGCGTCCCCACCGGGAACGGGCCGTGGAGGGAACGGGAGCCGCGTCCGCATCCGCGGGGCGATCCGATCGACCCGGTAGGTGCGCCAGTCGTCGTGCTCGGGGTCCCACGCCAGCAGGTACCACCGGCCGTACCGGGCGACCACCGCGTGCGGCTCGACCCGGTGCGGGGTGTCCCGCTCGCCGTACCCGAACCGCAGGACCTCGTGCCGGTGCACGGCCTCGCTGACGGCGACCAGCACGTCCGGGGCGACCCGCGGGCCCGACGACCCGACGACGGCATCCACCAGGTCGACGCGCTGCCGGAGCCGGTCCGGCATCACCTGCCGGACCGTGGCGAGCGCGCGGACGGCGGACTCGGCGATGTCCGCACCGGAGGCAGGGGCGACCGCGAGGGCCAGGGCGATCGCCACCGCCTGGTCGTCGTCGAACAGCAGCGGCGGGAGGTCCGATCCGGCAGCCAGGCGGTAGCCGCCGGCCGGCCCGCGGACCGAGTCGATGCGGTAGCCGAGGTCGCGGAGCCGGTCGACGTCCCGGCGGAGCGTCCGGGGGCTGACGGTCAGGCGGCCGGCGAGCTCGTCGCCGGTCCACTCTCGGTGCACCTGCAGCAGGGAGAGCAGGGCGAGCATGCGCGAGGACGGTCCGGCCATGTCGTTCATCTTCGATCGAGAAGCGGTCACGATCTGACCGCAACACCGTCGACACTCGACCCATGAGCATCGAGACCACGACCCACATCAACTTCGACGGACAGGCGCGGGAGGCCCTGGACTTCTGGGCCTCCGCCTTCGGCGGCACCGTCACCGCCGCCACCTACGGCCAGATGGGCGCATCGCAGGACCCCGCCTGGGCGGACCGCATCGTGTTCGGCCAGGTCGCGACCGACGCCGGCTTCCGGATCATGGCGTTCGACGTCTGGCCGGACCAGCCGTACGACCAGGGCACGAACGCCTTCTACGTGTTCGTGCACGGTGACGACGCCGACGAGGTCACCCGCTACTGGGAGGCCCTGTCCGACGGTGCCGAGGTGCGGCAGCCGCTCGCCCCGTCGCCGTGGGCGCCGCTCGCCGGACAGCTCCGCGACCGGTTCGGCGTGGTGTGGCAGCTCGACGTGGCGGCACCGCAGGCCTGAGCGGTCGACGCGCGGGCCGTCAGTGCCCGAGCCCTCAGTGCGTGGACGGTCCGGCGACCGTCCACGTGCTGACCGTGACGGCCGCCGTCACGGTCGTCGGGGCGAACACCCGGTCCGGATCGACGTGGTGGTGGCTCGGCCCCATGTGCACCACGTCGTGCACGTCCTCGGCGGACAGCTCCATCGTCCAGGTCAGGTCCTCGGACGTCCGCTGCACGAAGGTCGGTTCGAGCGAGTCCCGCAGCCGCCGTTCCTTCTCGGGGTCGACGGCGATGGTCGCCTCGGCCAGCTCCGCCAGGTGCCCGTTCCGCGGGGTCACCACGGCGAGCACGCCGTCGGGGTGCAGCACCCGGGCGTACTCCCGCTGGTTGCGCGGGGCGAAGACGTCCAGCACCACAGCGGCCGCGTCGTCGACGACCGGGAGGCGCTCGGTCACGTCCCCGACGACGGCCCCCGCCCTCGGGTGGACGCGGGCCGCTCGTCGGATCGCGACCGCGGACAGGTCCAGCGCGACCCCGAGGCAGGCGGTGACGGAGCCTGCCTGGGCCGGTCCGGTCCTCCCGTCCGGTCCGTCCGTGACGGGCACGTCCGGTCCACCCGCGTCCAGCACGTGCGCGAGGTAGGTCCCCGGTCCGGATCCGACGTCGAGCACGACACCGGGCGCATCCGTGGCGGCGACCACCGCGGCGAGCGCCCGCTCGACGGACGCGTAGTGCCCGCGGCCGAGGAAGCGGATGCGGGCGTCGACCATCTCCGGGGTGTCCGCGGTCAGGGCGCGGCGCTTCGCGGGCAGGAGCGTGAGGTGGCCCTGCTTCGCCTCGTCGAACCGGTGTCCGGTGACGCACCCGACCTGCCCGCCGTCGACACGGGCGAGGGGCTCGGCGCAGACGGGGCAGGCGAGCACGGGGAGCAGGTCGTCGCGCACCGTCCCAGCGTACGGGCGTCGGTAGCCTGGCCGGATGGCACTGGAGCAGCTCTTCGGCCTCGACGGTCGCCGTGCACTGGTCACCGGGGGCAGTTCCGGCATCGGGCGGGCGATCGCGCTCGCCCTGGCGGACGCCGGCGCCCACGTGTTGGTCGCGGCACGGACGCGGGCCACGATCGACGAGACCGTCGCGACGATCGCCGACGGCGGCGGGTCGGCCACGGGCGTCGTCGCCGACCTGTCGACGCGGGCGGGAGCGCATGCGCTCGCGGACGCCGTCGGCGAGGTGGACGTCCTCGTCAACTCGGCCGGCATCAACCTGCGGCCGCCGAT from Curtobacterium sp. SGAir0471 encodes:
- a CDS encoding putative RNA methyltransferase, with the protein product MRDDLLPVLACPVCAEPLARVDGGQVGCVTGHRFDEAKQGHLTLLPAKRRALTADTPEMVDARIRFLGRGHYASVERALAAVVAATDAPGVVLDVGSGPGTYLAHVLDAGGPDVPVTDGPDGRTGPAQAGSVTACLGVALDLSAVAIRRAARVHPRAGAVVGDVTERLPVVDDAAAVVLDVFAPRNQREYARVLHPDGVLAVVTPRNGHLAELAEATIAVDPEKERRLRDSLEPTFVQRTSEDLTWTMELSAEDVHDVVHMGPSHHHVDPDRVFAPTTVTAAVTVSTWTVAGPSTH
- a CDS encoding VOC family protein, producing the protein MSIETTTHINFDGQAREALDFWASAFGGTVTAATYGQMGASQDPAWADRIVFGQVATDAGFRIMAFDVWPDQPYDQGTNAFYVFVHGDDADEVTRYWEALSDGAEVRQPLAPSPWAPLAGQLRDRFGVVWQLDVAAPQA